One Setaria viridis chromosome 7, Setaria_viridis_v4.0, whole genome shotgun sequence genomic region harbors:
- the LOC140223392 gene encoding uncharacterized protein, giving the protein MPFTPGPYSGVSTLALVARASAFGVGVVYGSIKLSILKATKPKKEEAHAHH; this is encoded by the exons aTGCCGTTCACCCCGGGCCCCTACTCCGGCGTCAGCACCCTCGCCCTC GTGGCGAGGGCGTCGGCCTTCGGCGTTGGCGTCGTCTACGGGAGCATCAAGCTCTCCATCCTCAAG GCGACGAAACCCAAAAAGGAGGAAGCACATGCTCATCACTAA
- the LOC117863765 gene encoding uncharacterized protein, which yields MGGKELAKKRKADKTAMASSQGGSRRATAGSERTLRPRRNKRAASKDADEIVSEEERNESSDDQESDENFYVSHRDAYAAEADSNDDEEEEGIEDEEENLDEDVRAPAGVIMTKAHVVTIAQYIDWNTLEEYNDPILNEIVSMCKQRKIYDLMGYKHDWNTEIIAQFFATLYFGDAGCDRVMYWRTEGCLYSVTYTKFAETFGYGKADARRPKIHRKSSMPASELKFMYPKDHTGDYGKVKGLYSYYSTLNRMFR from the coding sequence ATGGGAGGAAAAGAATTGGCCAAGAAAAGAAAGGCAGACAAAACGGCCATGGCTTCTTCTCAAGGTGGCTCAAGGAGAGCTACAGCAGGCAGCGAGCGCACACTAAGACCCCGCAGAAACAAAAGGGCAGCGAGCAAAGATGCTGATGAGATTGTGAGTGAAGAGGAGAGGAATGAGTCAAGTGATGATCAAGAGAGTGATGAAAACTTCTATGTTTCTCATCGTGATGCTTATGCAGCAGAGGCAGACAGtaatgatgatgaggaagaagagggaattgaggatgaggaggagaatTTGGATGAGGATGTGAGAGCACCTGCTGGTGTCATCATGACCAAGGCCCATGTTGTGACTATTGCACAGTACATTGATTGGAACACACTGGAGGAGTATAATGATCCTATTCTTAATGAAATTGTCAGTATGTGCAAGCAAAGGAAGATATATGATCTCATGGGGTATAAGCATGATTGGAACACTGAGATCATTGCACAGTTCTTTGCTACTCTCTACTTTGGTGATGCAGGATGTGACAGGGTGATGTATTGGAGGACCGAGGGGTGCTTGTATAGTGTCACATACACAAAATTTGCTGAGACCTTTGGCTATGGAAAGGCAGATGCTAGACGTCCCAAGATTCATAGGAAGAGTTCTATGCCGGCGAGTGAGTTGAAGTTCATGTATCCCAAGGATCACACCGGTGATTATGGCAAGGTTAAGGGTCTGTATTCCTACTATTccactcttaaccgtatgtttAGGTAG